The Candidatus Methylomirabilis lanthanidiphila genome includes the window GATCTTGAATCTTGAATCTTCAATTGTCGCTCGATGTTTTACCTCGTAACCTACGACATTCCGAATGATACGCGGCGGCTTCGCCTGTCGAAGGCCCTGAAGGACTACGGCGAGCGGGTCCAGTTCAGCGTCTTCGAGTGTCTTCTGGATGAGAAACTGTTCGCCGCGATGATGGAGCGGATCAAGAAAGAGATCGACGAGACCGAGGACCGCGTGCGGATCTATCAGGTCTGCGAGG containing:
- a CDS encoding CRISPR-associated protein Cas2, whose amino-acid sequence is MFYLVTYDIPNDTRRLRLSKALKDYGERVQFSVFECLLDEKLFAAMMERIKKEIDETEDRVRIYQVCEACKKTVTILGEGMLTEDPEVYIV